One window from the genome of Haloprofundus halobius encodes:
- a CDS encoding PIN domain-containing protein, whose protein sequence is MYVETDFLTALVKDEDWLRESSLRALEDRDDIHTSILAYAEILVLFYDREQAAYEIDAPRAIANLLELVPIQPSKHEDAILAAAAFLDEYQMTPFDALHAGIATTRDGAVLSSEKDYDTIGLDRLPLETYLEE, encoded by the coding sequence GTGTACGTAGAGACCGATTTTCTGACAGCCTTAGTCAAGGATGAAGACTGGCTTCGTGAATCTTCGCTCCGCGCGCTCGAAGACCGCGACGACATTCACACCTCGATTTTGGCGTATGCAGAGATACTGGTCCTTTTCTACGACCGTGAACAGGCAGCCTATGAGATCGATGCACCACGAGCTATCGCCAACCTTCTGGAGTTAGTTCCGATTCAACCAAGCAAACACGAGGACGCAATTCTCGCTGCAGCAGCGTTTCTGGATGAGTATCAGATGACTCCGTTCGATGCACTCCACGCAGGAATCGCTACGACGAGAGACGGGGCAGTACTCTCCAGCGAGAAAGACTACGATACCATCGGTCTGGACCGACTTCCGTTAGAGACATACCTCGAAGAGTGA
- a CDS encoding universal stress protein yields MTSDIFDKVIVPIAGPDDAANTARIVYHYAHEDSQVIVVHVIEKGEGVPDKASVDQRQEFAEKAYESFLEIFPDDGPTLEFRTLYGRNVGETIRNAAEEESATAIAFVPRAGSRWIKFLTGDVTTQLLKGSKIPVIALPKEEKRMVFTHEA; encoded by the coding sequence ATGACTAGCGACATTTTCGACAAAGTAATCGTCCCAATTGCTGGTCCAGACGACGCAGCGAACACTGCTCGAATCGTCTATCACTATGCCCATGAAGATTCACAGGTCATTGTGGTTCACGTCATCGAGAAGGGCGAAGGAGTACCCGACAAGGCATCCGTTGACCAGCGTCAAGAGTTCGCTGAGAAGGCATATGAATCCTTTTTGGAGATATTCCCGGATGACGGGCCCACACTCGAATTCCGCACGTTATATGGACGGAACGTCGGAGAGACGATCCGAAACGCCGCTGAAGAAGAAAGTGCGACCGCAATCGCGTTCGTCCCTCGAGCCGGGAGCCGCTGGATAAAATTCCTCACCGGAGATGTCACGACTCAGCTCCTCAAAGGGAGCAAAATTCCAGTAATTGCACTCCCGAAGGAAGAAAAGAGGATGGTTTTCACCCACGAGGCGTGA
- a CDS encoding AbrB/MazE/SpoVT family DNA-binding domain-containing protein, which yields MSKSTDERGRIYLPKDVRERFGDKYRIVELPSHIALFPVDDDPLEGIRAAVGDAFEGDDADQLKSDARKRIAQEVEDEAAERSSERED from the coding sequence ATGTCGAAGTCTACAGACGAACGCGGACGCATCTACCTCCCGAAAGACGTTCGTGAACGATTCGGAGACAAGTATCGGATCGTCGAACTCCCGAGCCATATCGCGTTGTTCCCCGTCGACGACGACCCACTAGAGGGAATCCGTGCGGCTGTCGGCGACGCCTTCGAGGGGGATGATGCAGACCAACTGAAGTCTGATGCTCGAAAGCGAATCGCACAAGAGGTTGAGGATGAGGCAGCCGAACGTTCATCTGAGCGTGAGGACTAA
- a CDS encoding flavin-containing monooxygenase, producing MTERHDTIVIGGGQAGLVTGYYLQQHDEEFVILDASDRIGDAWRARWDSLQVFTPARYSSLPGMDYPGSPYAFPTKDEVANYLESYAQRFDLPIELGVRVDSLERSGDSFLVSAGERRFEADNVIVAMASYQVPKIPRFASELSDDILQLHTSDYRNPDQLQDGDVLVIGAGNSGAEIALDIVNSKRQMQAKHGASRPVADEHKTLLSGRDVGNVPFHIDSWFGRHLGGPFVLRVLFHRIFTTGTPIGRRKRPKMLSQGIQLVRVKPSDLTAAGVKRVPRTTGVHDGRPIVGDDVLDVKNVIWCTGFRPDFSWIDLPIFAEKEQPKEPIHVRGVVPDEPGLYFVGLFFLYAATSGLFTGVGRDAEYVVDHLTSRARQQHPSPSSTGSVDRFPQQS from the coding sequence ATGACCGAACGACACGATACCATCGTCATCGGTGGCGGCCAGGCCGGACTGGTGACAGGGTATTACCTGCAGCAGCACGACGAAGAATTCGTCATCCTCGACGCGAGCGACCGCATCGGCGACGCTTGGCGGGCCCGCTGGGATTCCCTTCAGGTATTCACACCAGCCCGCTACTCAAGCCTGCCAGGGATGGACTATCCGGGCTCACCCTACGCCTTCCCCACGAAGGACGAGGTGGCCAACTACCTGGAGAGCTACGCCCAGCGGTTCGATCTGCCTATCGAACTCGGCGTCCGTGTCGACAGCTTAGAACGGAGCGGCGATAGCTTCCTCGTAAGCGCCGGTGAGCGCCGGTTCGAGGCGGACAACGTCATCGTGGCGATGGCGAGCTACCAAGTCCCGAAGATTCCTCGTTTCGCCTCAGAGCTCTCCGACGACATTCTCCAACTGCACACGAGTGACTACCGCAATCCCGACCAGCTCCAAGACGGGGACGTGCTCGTCATCGGGGCGGGCAACTCTGGTGCCGAGATCGCCCTCGACATCGTCAACTCGAAGCGCCAAATGCAAGCGAAACACGGAGCGTCTCGCCCTGTCGCCGACGAACACAAGACGTTGTTGTCGGGTCGGGACGTTGGCAACGTACCGTTCCACATCGACTCGTGGTTCGGCCGTCACCTGGGAGGCCCGTTCGTACTGCGCGTGCTCTTTCACAGAATCTTCACGACGGGGACACCCATCGGACGCCGGAAGCGCCCGAAGATGCTGTCCCAGGGCATCCAACTGGTTCGCGTCAAACCAAGTGACCTAACGGCAGCCGGCGTTAAGCGAGTGCCTCGCACGACCGGCGTCCACGATGGTCGCCCGATCGTTGGAGACGACGTCCTGGATGTCAAGAACGTCATCTGGTGCACCGGCTTCCGCCCTGACTTTTCGTGGATTGACCTCCCGATCTTCGCCGAAAAGGAACAACCAAAGGAACCCATCCATGTGCGCGGTGTCGTCCCCGACGAGCCGGGCCTGTATTTCGTCGGCCTATTCTTCCTGTACGCCGCGACTTCGGGGCTATTCACCGGTGTCGGCAGAGATGCGGAGTATGTCGTCGACCACTTGACCTCGAGAGCGCGACAGCAGCATCCGAGTCCGAGTTCCACCGGATCGGTGGACAGATTCCCACAGCAATCGTAG
- a CDS encoding HNH endonuclease signature motif containing protein encodes MTDRFRSIVPMFGGATRYVETLNAILEFVDSYQPTTDELVGWHRGTFSNVSSRTSIMRRIRYLWQMGFLQQEDDGWALGSSGRKYTQNYDTATLLQILCDHNVGLRSLLYALAVAPMTIEEISDQQLDTHPELGWSRGETDMAHQRANWLRSMDLVEKEGDLYELTTQGREFVEDAVETWASPSTTEQSDAMTASTYETVTYARAVDPEFRATALARYDQQCPVSGVDHPGLLDVAHVLSWSDYPAYRADLSNVLALSKTHHAAFDRELFTIDADYRLLVNPTFETESDLLKQTILDRAGEQLPISEVGLSSEHLTQHNAALVWA; translated from the coding sequence ATGACAGACCGTTTCCGAAGTATCGTCCCGATGTTCGGTGGAGCGACTCGGTACGTTGAAACGTTGAATGCGATTCTCGAATTCGTAGACTCGTATCAGCCAACGACGGACGAGCTTGTTGGCTGGCATCGTGGGACCTTCTCGAACGTCTCTAGCCGAACGTCGATCATGCGGCGTATCAGATATCTCTGGCAGATGGGATTTCTACAGCAGGAAGATGACGGATGGGCACTCGGGTCTTCCGGACGAAAGTACACGCAGAACTACGACACAGCGACACTACTCCAGATTCTGTGTGATCACAACGTCGGCCTCAGAAGTCTTCTCTACGCACTCGCGGTCGCTCCAATGACCATCGAAGAAATCAGCGACCAGCAGCTCGATACCCACCCGGAACTGGGGTGGAGTCGCGGTGAAACGGATATGGCCCACCAACGAGCTAACTGGCTTCGGAGTATGGATCTCGTCGAAAAGGAAGGCGATCTGTACGAGCTCACTACACAGGGCCGTGAGTTCGTTGAGGATGCTGTCGAAACGTGGGCGTCACCATCCACGACAGAGCAGAGTGACGCGATGACGGCCAGCACGTACGAGACCGTAACCTATGCGCGGGCGGTCGACCCGGAGTTTCGTGCAACGGCGCTTGCACGTTATGACCAACAGTGCCCAGTCTCAGGTGTAGACCACCCTGGACTGCTCGACGTCGCACACGTTCTCTCTTGGAGTGACTACCCAGCGTATCGGGCGGATCTTTCGAACGTCTTGGCGCTCAGTAAGACGCATCATGCCGCGTTCGACCGCGAACTCTTCACAATCGACGCCGACTACCGACTGCTCGTAAATCCTACTTTCGAGACTGAGAGTGACCTCCTGAAGCAGACGATTCTGGACCGCGCGGGGGAGCAATTACCCATCTCTGAGGTAGGACTCAGTTCGGAGCATTTGACGCAGCACAACGCGGCGCTTGTGTGGGCGTGA
- a CDS encoding AAA family ATPase, whose translation MVSQTEQPSTLGEYAAEHGAVAHSRSTARDDPLSVLDEEDPIFANEDLLRIDHIPDHDKIVGRNSQIETVARRLKPTITGGSGKGTLLLGKSGSGKTLVTRYVSREVEDRAANNDVRIGRAVIDCAQRRSEVQTVIHLAKSLNDPAETGIKIPHSGIATGAYYDRLWSVIDALYDAVIVVLDEIDRLAPSDDGKNVPPEEADDSKLLMQLSRAGEENDVEASITVVGISNDLKYGDRLDTRVESSFAPDEIVFPAYDANQLGDILDRRRDAYRDGVLSDAVIPLCSAFSAQEHGDARRGLDLFRLAGEVARDDDADQVREEHVHAANDDAEVTRIQDLIRGCPTQAKVAIAALAALDEFTERSHFKATQMYRVYRGFAEAIGMAVLGQKRITDQLREYETLKIIDMTRTSDGYREGTYLQLSLLDEASLLLQSVGLDDQCAQIPIDSHMRRQLRSIANQ comes from the coding sequence ATGGTTTCACAGACGGAACAGCCGTCAACACTCGGTGAGTATGCAGCCGAGCATGGGGCTGTTGCGCACTCTCGTTCTACCGCTCGTGATGATCCACTCTCAGTCCTTGACGAAGAGGACCCGATTTTTGCTAACGAAGACCTGCTCCGTATCGACCATATCCCGGATCACGACAAAATCGTCGGTCGCAACAGTCAGATCGAGACGGTTGCTCGTCGACTCAAACCAACGATCACCGGTGGATCTGGGAAAGGAACTCTCCTCTTAGGCAAATCTGGGTCGGGAAAGACGCTTGTGACTCGGTACGTCAGTCGCGAAGTTGAGGACCGTGCTGCAAACAACGATGTTCGGATCGGACGTGCAGTTATCGATTGCGCCCAACGTCGCTCCGAAGTTCAGACAGTCATTCATCTCGCCAAGAGCCTCAACGACCCCGCAGAAACTGGAATCAAGATCCCCCACTCGGGAATCGCAACAGGGGCTTACTACGACCGTTTGTGGAGCGTAATCGACGCCCTGTACGATGCTGTTATCGTTGTTCTAGACGAAATCGACCGTCTTGCACCGTCCGATGACGGGAAAAACGTCCCTCCAGAGGAAGCTGACGACAGTAAACTGCTCATGCAACTCTCTCGGGCGGGCGAAGAAAACGACGTTGAGGCCAGCATCACCGTCGTCGGTATCAGCAACGACCTCAAATACGGGGATCGACTCGACACTCGCGTTGAGAGTTCGTTCGCACCTGATGAAATCGTGTTCCCAGCGTACGACGCAAATCAACTGGGCGATATACTCGACCGACGACGTGACGCCTACCGCGATGGGGTGCTCTCAGACGCCGTCATCCCACTTTGTTCGGCCTTTTCTGCGCAGGAACACGGCGACGCACGACGTGGTCTCGATCTCTTTCGCTTAGCTGGTGAGGTCGCTCGTGACGACGACGCCGACCAAGTCCGTGAAGAGCATGTCCACGCGGCTAACGACGACGCTGAAGTGACGCGGATACAGGATTTGATTCGCGGATGTCCAACGCAGGCAAAGGTCGCAATCGCCGCTCTTGCTGCCCTTGATGAGTTCACAGAGCGTTCGCATTTCAAGGCGACACAGATGTATCGCGTCTACCGTGGATTCGCTGAGGCAATCGGGATGGCTGTGCTTGGACAGAAACGAATCACTGACCAACTTCGAGAGTACGAAACGCTGAAAATCATCGACATGACTCGGACCAGCGACGGCTACCGGGAGGGAACATATCTCCAACTCTCATTGCTTGACGAGGCAAGTCTCCTCTTACAGTCGGTTGGTCTCGACGATCAGTGTGCCCAGATCCCCATTGATTCGCACATGCGTCGACAGCTTCGAAGCATCGCTAACCAGTAA
- a CDS encoding type IV secretory system conjugative DNA transfer family protein produces MVRTPDSKRSARDVLDDVRTQTVHQPDYDTLRTRLPWTPTRSKAIIADPEELGNFTVLDGSALTTAAKRAIDPTLGERTAQPRPPASELTHYHGAGLTLGHPLTQDGTPDDDPLVLPPSLQPLHLAWFGKTGSGKSTSLINAMLANHEATDGADILIDPKGDGMPEEYLRAHYAEYGTLENVYYFDCANVLPALSFFDIRDQLDAGIDRTTAVEDVVDHYIEILQGIMGRDRFEQAVRSPDIIRYLVKALFDPVHGSDAFSHREFQHVTGRMHQTRDAPPVSDPDLQGMLAGVASNSQRSFDELMQGVANRIEKVPIDDRLGRLFNHVPEDDTDPELDFRKLIDEDAVILIDTGGLRPESRRAITLVLLSKLWSALQRRTRESDSKEHPLVNLYLEEASQVAATGLMTDLLAQSRSFGLSVTLSMQFPAQLRERSREAYAELLNNVSTIVTGNVAVDRDLTRRLATADMDAKDVGNRLRALRRGQWLVSLPAPFDESEPRPFLVGSAPLPPGHPDGDNPLGHAGQTAFDAAFDVVRDRTRLDYGLELSAPEGRSSTNLTTDEFDSSHPPLDTAFPLTNRLPDAITYDIGAHALVCENCETRYDPTQQGILRGIQCCHSLAEVDRDDIPVCDVNLKLSTAERRQSEYTDRQLAFLQVVYNAHQKRYDTEWEYDITRDSMVRLIEYVGIERDAVDELIDDGLLNEDCTHPYKLYTVTPEGRAEIQVGHREGIAHGDGRGDLSESSLHVAMVEVGRQYLEQAFVENPESEAVEVVTYYSDENDDHRLDAVCLDEDGEVVVTLEAERINNDRRRAIPEDFDKMAAFDPEAAIWIVRTRDDAHDIIEMLNDPPEGEPRVEKTYSRNSPPQRFSIDQPGLSEIGTMRYVRDTLLR; encoded by the coding sequence GTGGTCCGAACACCCGACTCCAAACGCAGCGCACGTGACGTACTCGACGACGTTCGAACTCAAACAGTCCACCAACCCGACTACGACACCCTCCGAACGCGACTTCCCTGGACACCGACGCGCTCGAAAGCCATCATTGCCGACCCCGAGGAACTCGGCAACTTCACCGTCCTCGATGGATCGGCACTCACCACTGCAGCAAAACGCGCCATCGACCCAACACTCGGGGAACGAACTGCACAACCACGACCCCCAGCAAGCGAACTCACACACTACCACGGAGCAGGCCTCACACTCGGCCACCCACTCACCCAGGACGGTACCCCCGACGATGACCCACTTGTCCTTCCACCATCGCTTCAACCACTCCATCTCGCATGGTTCGGGAAAACTGGCTCAGGGAAATCGACCTCGCTCATCAACGCGATGCTCGCGAACCACGAGGCCACAGACGGCGCGGACATCCTCATCGACCCGAAAGGCGACGGGATGCCCGAAGAGTATCTCCGAGCACACTACGCCGAATACGGCACCCTCGAGAACGTCTACTACTTTGACTGTGCGAACGTCCTTCCTGCGCTCTCGTTTTTCGATATTCGAGATCAACTCGATGCAGGCATCGACCGGACGACTGCCGTCGAAGACGTCGTCGACCACTACATCGAAATCCTGCAGGGCATCATGGGCAGAGACCGTTTTGAGCAAGCGGTCCGCTCACCGGATATCATTCGGTATCTCGTCAAGGCCCTGTTCGACCCAGTCCACGGCTCAGATGCCTTCAGCCATCGTGAGTTCCAGCACGTTACTGGCCGGATGCACCAGACACGCGACGCACCACCAGTGAGCGACCCTGACCTCCAAGGAATGCTCGCTGGTGTGGCATCCAACAGCCAGCGATCCTTTGACGAACTGATGCAGGGTGTCGCAAACCGTATCGAGAAGGTCCCAATCGACGACCGACTCGGGCGACTGTTCAACCACGTTCCCGAGGACGACACGGATCCGGAACTCGACTTTCGAAAACTCATCGACGAGGACGCAGTCATCCTCATCGACACAGGCGGACTCCGCCCAGAGAGTCGCCGTGCCATCACGCTCGTCCTCCTCTCGAAACTCTGGAGTGCACTCCAGCGTCGTACCCGTGAATCAGACTCGAAAGAGCATCCACTCGTCAACCTCTATCTCGAAGAAGCATCCCAAGTCGCTGCCACGGGACTGATGACCGATCTACTCGCCCAATCACGGTCGTTCGGCCTCTCAGTCACGCTTTCGATGCAGTTTCCCGCCCAACTCCGAGAGCGGTCGCGCGAAGCCTACGCGGAACTGTTGAACAACGTCTCGACGATCGTCACGGGGAACGTCGCCGTCGACCGTGACCTCACTCGTCGACTCGCCACCGCGGACATGGACGCAAAGGACGTTGGAAATCGCCTCCGGGCACTCCGTCGTGGCCAGTGGCTCGTCAGTCTCCCTGCGCCGTTCGACGAATCCGAACCACGACCGTTCCTCGTGGGGTCGGCACCACTCCCACCAGGCCACCCAGACGGAGACAACCCACTCGGACACGCAGGCCAAACCGCGTTCGATGCGGCCTTCGACGTTGTGCGTGACCGGACACGCCTCGATTACGGCCTCGAACTCTCTGCCCCCGAGGGACGCTCCAGCACGAATCTCACTACTGACGAGTTCGACAGTTCGCATCCACCATTGGACACGGCATTCCCACTCACGAATCGCCTTCCCGACGCGATTACGTACGATATCGGCGCACACGCACTCGTCTGTGAGAACTGTGAAACGAGATACGACCCAACACAACAGGGTATCCTTCGCGGGATTCAGTGCTGTCACTCACTCGCCGAGGTCGACCGAGACGATATCCCTGTCTGTGATGTGAATCTCAAGCTCTCGACTGCAGAGCGCCGTCAAAGCGAGTACACGGATCGCCAACTCGCGTTCCTCCAAGTCGTCTACAACGCTCACCAGAAGCGCTACGATACCGAGTGGGAGTACGACATCACCCGCGATAGTATGGTCCGACTCATCGAGTACGTCGGTATTGAGCGCGACGCCGTCGACGAACTCATCGATGACGGACTACTCAACGAGGACTGCACGCATCCGTACAAACTCTACACCGTTACACCGGAGGGCCGAGCCGAAATCCAAGTAGGTCACCGCGAGGGGATCGCGCACGGCGATGGCCGAGGTGACCTCAGCGAGTCGAGTCTACACGTGGCGATGGTCGAAGTGGGACGACAGTATCTCGAACAGGCGTTCGTCGAGAATCCGGAGTCGGAGGCAGTCGAGGTCGTCACCTACTACAGCGACGAGAATGACGACCACCGTCTCGACGCCGTCTGTCTCGACGAGGACGGGGAAGTTGTCGTGACCCTCGAAGCCGAACGCATCAATAACGACCGGCGTCGCGCCATCCCCGAAGACTTCGACAAGATGGCAGCGTTCGACCCCGAAGCCGCGATTTGGATTGTTCGGACGCGAGATGATGCCCACGACATCATCGAGATGCTCAACGACCCACCTGAGGGTGAGCCGCGTGTCGAAAAGACCTACAGCCGTAATTCGCCGCCGCAACGATTCAGTATCGACCAACCAGGACTGAGTGAGATTGGGACAATGCGATACGTTCGGGATACGTTGCTTCGGTAG
- a CDS encoding LURP-one-related/scramblase family protein, producing MVEPSKFESGTYDISTVDLDDDRYEVKQSAIRNKYVVRDSAGNVVLRGKQKLFKLKEEFPFVTGDGEDAFTVKAGGIMDVAGNYAIRDAGTGEEVVVLDEDFSLFVENWTVRDPETGEPLATIQSKNKVLSALRHLISVANFVPNKYEIFDADGNHVGDIEGQFSLRDTYTVSIDDASNVPKEAVIAAACILDALENQ from the coding sequence ATGGTCGAGCCCTCCAAATTCGAGTCGGGGACCTACGATATCTCCACGGTCGATCTCGACGACGACCGTTACGAGGTCAAACAGTCCGCGATCCGGAACAAGTACGTCGTCCGCGACAGCGCTGGCAACGTCGTCCTGCGCGGGAAGCAGAAGCTGTTCAAGCTGAAAGAGGAGTTCCCGTTCGTAACTGGCGACGGCGAGGACGCGTTTACTGTGAAGGCTGGCGGCATTATGGACGTCGCAGGGAACTACGCCATCAGAGATGCGGGCACCGGCGAAGAGGTCGTCGTCCTCGACGAGGACTTCTCGCTGTTCGTGGAGAACTGGACGGTTCGAGACCCCGAGACGGGAGAGCCGCTAGCGACCATTCAATCTAAAAACAAGGTCCTCTCGGCACTCCGACACCTCATCTCCGTGGCGAACTTCGTTCCGAACAAGTACGAGATATTCGACGCCGACGGAAACCACGTCGGCGACATCGAGGGGCAGTTCTCGCTGCGGGACACCTACACGGTCAGCATCGACGACGCCAGCAACGTCCCGAAAGAGGCGGTGATCGCCGCCGCGTGTATCCTTGACGCCCTCGAAAACCAGTAA
- a CDS encoding helix-turn-helix transcriptional regulator: MTARTRNIQFLAASAHRVGILEALHDGPTDRRELCEATGASSPTVGRVLADFDERKWLVRDGPTYGLTPLGEYVADQFLTFRDAMEIEEKLRDVWQWLPVEMPGFSVDLFADAVVSYPGPGYPYTPVERLGQLIESSSSLRGFDNIVYKSSNLETACGAVLKGMTFEYVFTPEALEGMFAWNPDRITEVAACENATVLVHDSLPDDNRCGLGIVDDRAGICCHDAETGALVAVIDTDAPKARKWAISVFEQVRAEATPIDPAALESRTPS, from the coding sequence ATGACTGCGAGGACCAGAAACATCCAGTTCTTGGCCGCGTCGGCCCACCGTGTTGGCATTCTCGAAGCATTACACGACGGACCGACTGACCGTCGAGAGCTGTGTGAAGCTACTGGTGCTTCCTCACCGACTGTCGGACGGGTACTCGCCGACTTCGACGAACGTAAATGGCTCGTCAGGGACGGCCCCACATACGGACTGACCCCCCTCGGCGAGTACGTCGCCGACCAGTTTCTGACGTTCCGGGACGCGATGGAAATCGAAGAGAAACTCCGCGATGTCTGGCAGTGGCTGCCGGTCGAAATGCCGGGATTCTCCGTCGACCTCTTCGCCGACGCGGTGGTCTCCTATCCTGGGCCAGGGTACCCCTACACGCCCGTCGAGCGTCTCGGCCAACTCATTGAGTCGAGTTCGTCGTTGCGCGGGTTCGACAACATCGTCTACAAGTCAAGCAACCTTGAGACGGCCTGTGGCGCGGTCCTCAAGGGAATGACGTTCGAGTACGTGTTCACGCCCGAGGCCCTAGAAGGAATGTTCGCCTGGAATCCGGACCGGATTACGGAAGTCGCCGCCTGCGAGAACGCGACCGTCCTCGTCCACGACAGCCTCCCCGACGACAATCGCTGCGGTCTCGGCATCGTAGACGACCGGGCTGGCATCTGCTGCCACGACGCCGAAACTGGGGCACTCGTGGCGGTCATCGACACCGACGCCCCGAAGGCCCGAAAGTGGGCCATCTCGGTCTTCGAACAGGTTCGTGCGGAGGCAACCCCGATAGACCCCGCCGCTCTCGAATCCCGTACGCCTTCATAA